One genomic window of Solanum stenotomum isolate F172 chromosome 9, ASM1918654v1, whole genome shotgun sequence includes the following:
- the LOC125876885 gene encoding transcription factor GTE4-like has protein sequence MDSDANHLNSRNRLRWGDNYKVYTRKRRRTLENTSTDVAPAATATVSSTAAAPEVTSNRGRDTNENDEVPEPSLQTQFRDCSALKGGTGGEQVALSNGGEVRELTEDSCGRDEPRDGGVGSLVEHRDGESAEGSCGRDVPEVGRGIDTGAAVVVSSGGEVPEGSSGSQPAMQNHRNEPQSDNLEMENGYGKPVISRIKDRIRINLTGVRSSDEIRELGMSLESELDQVRGLVKQLEAKQLQLTTYRTSINGGNINAGSVTTFPGSITTVPGGSISSYSHPQYMDDGVIKNRSLARMNSEVRSAGHIRSRPFQRPNFLIVENSNGSTDFVEKEKRTPKANQFYRNSEFLLGKDRLPPESNKRLKTNGSGKKHSANSENGFGLDKHRLQVFRNCSSLLQRLMKHKHGWVFNEPVNVKSLGLHDYHDIIKHPMDLGTIKTRLSEDWYKSPMEFAEDVRLVFRNAMTYNPRGQDVHVMAEQLSEIFEERWAVIEAEYNSDWRYQTYHDVGAPTPTSRMTSYAPPFLHTPVSSRSLAPHARQLHPLDRSESMTRPVNPKMKTSNIAHVTRTPVPKKPKAKDLNKRDMTYEEKQKLSTNLQNLPSEKLDAIVQIIKKRNTALSQDNDEIEVDIDSVDAETLWELDRFVTNFKKSFSKYKRKAELLRAREGAAQTARNVNPTSMVADALKENGTGEKDTTPATLEGGRPADSASSSSSSSSSDSGSSSSDSDSDSSSASGSEAAQSPRT, from the exons ATGGATTCAGATGCAAACCATTTGAATTCAAGAAATAGGTTGCGTTGGGGCGATAATTACAAAGTTTATACCCGGAAGCGCCGTAGAACCCTAGAGAATACTAGTACTGACGTTGCTCCGGCCGCCACAGCCACCGTTAGCTCTACCGCAGCTGCACCGGAGGTTACCTCGAACAGAGGGAGGGATACGAACGAGAATGATGAGGTGCCGGAGCCGTCTTTGCAAACCCAATTTCGGGATTGTTCGGCTCTTAAAGGTGGGACAGGGGGTGAGCAAGTAGCTCTGAGTAATGGTGGGGAAGTGCGGGAATTGACGGAAGATTCATGTGGTAGAGATGAACCTAGAGATGGAGGTGTCGGATCACTGGTGGAGCATAGAGATGGGGAATCGGCTGAGGGTTCATGTGGTAGAGATGTACCTGAAGTTGGCCGGGGCATTGACACTGGTGCAGCGGTGGTGGTGTCTAGTGGTGGAGAAGTCCCAGAAGGCAGCAGCGGAAGTCAGCCAGCAATGCAGAATCATAGAAATGAACCACAAAGTGACAATCTTGAAATGGAGAATGGGTATGGTAAGCCGGTTATTTCAAGAATTAAAGATAGAATTAGGATTAATTTAACTGGAGTGAGGTCCAGCGATGAGATTAGAGAGCTCGGTATGAGCCTAGAGAGTGAGCTTGATCAAGTTAGGGGCTTGGTAAAGCAGCTTGAAGCTAAACAGCTTCAGCTGACTACATATAGGACTAGTATAAATGGTGGTAATATTAATGCTGGTAGTGTTACTACTTTCCCTGGTAGTATTACTACTGTCCCTGGTGGTTCTATTAGCTCTTACAGTCATCCACAGTATATGGATGATGGTGTGATCAAGAATAGGTCTTTAGCGCGAATGAACTCAGAGGTGCGTTCTGCTGGGCACATTAGATCAAGACCATTCCAGCGACCTAATTTTCTGATTGTGGAAAACAGCAATGGTTCTACTGACTTTGTGGAGAAGGAGAAGAGGACCCCAAAGGCTAATCAGTTTTACAGGAATTCCGAGTTCCTCCTTGGTAAGGATAGACTGCCacctgaaagcaataaaagactGAAGACTAATGGCTCTGGGAAGAAGCACAGTGCCAATTCAGAGAATGGGTTTGGGCTTGATAAGCATAGACTTCAGGTTTTTAGGAATTGTAGCAGCTTGCTTCAGAGGTTAATGAAACACAAGCACGGTTGGGTGTTTAATGAGCCAGTGAACGTGAAATCACTTGGGCTACATGATTATCATGACATCATTAAGCATCCTATGGATTTGGGCACCATTAAGACTAGGTTATCTGAGGATTGGTACAAGTCTCCAATGGAATTTGCGGAGGATGTACGACTCGTCTTTCGTAATGCCATGACTTATAATCCTAGAGGGCAAGATGTACATGTTATGGCTGAACAGTTATCAGAGATTTTCGAAGAGAGATGGGCAGTTATTGAGGCTGAGTACAATTCAGATTGGAGGTACCAAACGTATCATGATGTTGGTGCTCCCACTCCCACCTCAAGAATGACCTCTTATGCTCCTCCTTTTCTCCACACCCCAGTGTCTTCTCGTTCTCTTGCTCCACATGCCCGTCAACTGCATCCTTTGGATAGATCTGAGTCAATGACTAGGCCGGTTAATCCCAAGATGAAGACTTCAAATATAGCTCATGTTACTAGGACACCAGTTCCTAAGAAACCGAAGGCAAAAGATCTCAATAAGAGAGACATGACGTATGAGGAAAAGCAGAAGCTTAGCACTAATCTTCAGAATTTACCTTCAGAAAAGCTTGATGCAATTGTTCAGATAATTAAGAAGAGGAACACTGCACTTAGTCAAGACAACGATGAGATTGAAGTAGATATAGATAGTGTTGATGCAGAAACACTCTGGGAGCTTGATAGATTTGtaacaaatttcaaaaagagtTTTAGCAAGTACAAGAGAAAAGCTGAACTTCTTCGAGCCAGGGAAGGAGCTGCTCAGACTGCTCGAAATGTG AACCCTACATCAATGGTTGCTGATGCACTGAAAGAAAATGGAACTG GTGAAAAAGATACAACTCCTGCTACCCTTGAAGGTGGAAGACCGGCGGATAGTGCAAGTAGCAGCTCAAGTAGTTCCAGCAGTGATTCAGGCTCATCCTCTAGTG ATTCTGATAGTGATAGTTCTTCGGCATCTGGATCAGAGGCGGCGCAATCACCTAGGACATGA
- the LOC125876908 gene encoding malate dehydrogenase 1, mitochondrial, producing the protein MRTSMLKSIVRRSSTAGASYVSRRGFASGSAPERKVAVLGAAGGIGQPLSLLMKLNPLVSSLSLYDIAGTPGVAADVSHINTRSEVVGFAGEEQLGKALEGADIVIIPAGVPRKPGMTRDDLFNINAGIVKSLCTAIAKYCPNALVNMISNPVNSTVPIAAEVFKKAGTYDEKKLFGVTMLDVVRAKTFYAGKAKVNVAEVNLPVVGGHAGITILPLFSQATPKANLSNEEIVALTKRTQDGGTEVVEAKAGKGSATLSMAYAGAIFADACLKGLNGVPDVVECAFVQSNVTELPFFASKVRLGKNGVEEVLGLGPLNDYEKQGLEALKPELLSSIEKGIKFAKEN; encoded by the exons ATGAGGACCTCCATGTTGAAATCCATCGTCCGCCGGAGCTCCACTGCCGGAGCATCCTATGTATCCCGCCGTGGATTCGCATCGGGATCCGCACCAGAGAGGAAAGTTGCAGTTTTGGGGGCAGCCGGAGGGATTGGACAGCCTTTATCTCTTCTAATGAAGCTTAACCCTTTAGTATCCAGCCTTTCACTCTACGATATCGCCGGCACTCCCGGTGTTGCCGCCGATGTTAGTCACATCAACACCAGATCTGAG GTTGTCGGTTTTGCAGGAGAAGAGCAGCTAGGGAAGGCTCTGGAAGGAGCTGATATAGTTATCATTCCTGCTGGTGTGCCCCGAAAGCCTGGTATGACCCGAGATGATCTGTTCAACATTAATGCGGGTATTGTTAAATCTCTTTGCACGGCCATTGCTAAGTACTGCCCCAAT GCTCTGGTCAATATGATAAGCAACCCAGTGAATTCCACTGTCCCAATTGCTGCTGAGGTGTTTAAGAAGGCTGGAACTTATGATGAAAAGAAGCTCTTTGGAGTTACCATGCTTGATGTGGTTAGGGCCAAGACATTTTATGCTGGAAAAGCTAAAGTAAATGTTGCTG AGGTCAATCTTCCGGTAGTTGGTGGTCATGCTGGCATAACTATCCTCCCATTATTTTCTcaa GCCACTCCAAAGGCAAATCTGTCAAATGAGGAAATTGTTGCACTCACAAAGCGAACCCAAGATGGTGGCACAGAAGTCGTGGAGGCCAAGGCTGGAAAGGGTTCAGCCACCCTCTCAATGGC CTATGCTGGGGCTATTTTTGCCGATGCTTGCTTGAAGGGTTTGAATGGAGTTCCCGATGTTGTTGAATGTGCTTTTGTGCAGTCCAATGTCACCGAGCTTCCCTTCTTTGCATCCAAG GTGAGACTTGGGAAAAATGGAGTGGAGGAAGTCCTAGGGTTGGGTCCACTTAACGACTACGAGAAGCAAGGACTTGAGGCTCTTAAGCCAGAGCTGCTCTCCTCCATTGAGAAAGGAATCAAGTTTGCCaaagaaaactaa
- the LOC125876887 gene encoding uncharacterized protein LOC125876887 isoform X2, whose amino-acid sequence MEKSRSKSWVGNIYHKFEAVCQEVDEFVTKDTVKYVENQVQTVGANMKKFYSGVVPDFLIPVDSSVKKEAQAVNEKPKHAVGTHTSSVANTTQNPIQEKSCQNQNSLESHGASTSTELDGVVASEEAEIDVSVGNECATAICKNSCKFLKENKTREEALVVDEPSTSEDRVSSESCSDKDSNDTMCYSFPDDDKCFSDVSSSQSILQDDMVGEEQPLAKGSSSFLDILSLSQLTASMNEKMFDSSPDAINCISNVPSSQMVLQQNITREVEPVADQSNSFGEMALSKSLPFSMGESRGNSTMTKLRHPTSNYDTELRTFPEDESISNASITPTNLQDNITSEDQLASKESSSVEDKTLPQTPAFASVIPPSRNDAGFGVSTTVNKSFLGDVTFVFEESSTTLALKDAPSTFQSSELVLSRVMENKSMDVDSGISNCSLLKESSSLSTSSIGNCMQEAESDLSISTGHSSALSTSLASANNVVSVIPALSSTPLTDFSGCMNDSSIDLPGMETIDLTDKEIPKESCALVDYKLHHLVSSRPRKYKSYKELIQEAFAPRKRRIKEYEQLAVLYADVDAETSQHVELSQLPSLPSPCLHSMESSTCNICEPEWELL is encoded by the exons ATGGAGAAAAGCAGAAGCAAAAGTTGGGTTGGGAACATTTACCACAAGTTTGAGGCTGTGTGTCAGGAGGTTGATGAATTTGTAACTAAG GACACAGTTAAGTATGTTGAGAATCAGGTGCAAACTGTTGGtgcaaacatgaaaaaattttACTCTGGTGTGGTGCCAGATTTTCTTATCCCAGTGGATAGTAGTGTAAAAAAAGAAGCACAAGCTGTCAATGAGAAGCCAAAGCACGCCGTTGGCACTCATACTAGTTCAGTGGCCAACACTACGCAGAACCCTATCCAAGAGAAATCATGTCAGAATCAGAATTCCCTTGAAAGTCATGGTGCTTCAACTTCAACTGAACTTGATGGTGTGGTAGCTTCTGAAGAAGCAGAAATTGATGTTTCTGTAGGAAATGAATGTGCCACTGCGATTTGTAAGAACTCATGTAAGTTTCTTAAAGAGAATAAAACAAGGGAGGAAGCACTGGTAGTTGACGAACCAAGTACTTCAGAAGACAGAGTTTCATCTGAATCCTGTTCTGACAAAGATTCAAATGATACCATGTGCTATAGCTTTCCAGATGATGATAAGTGTTTTTCTGATGTATCGAGCTCTCAGAGTATACTACAAGATGATATGGTCGGGGAGGAACAACCACTGGCTAAGGGATCAAGTtcatttttggatattttgtcTTTATCACAACTCACGGCGTCTATGAATGAAAAAATGTTTGATAGTTCTCCTGATGCTATCAACTGTATTTCTAATGTACCAAGTAGTCAAATGGTTTTGCAACAGAACATCACTAGGGAGGTGGAACCAGTCGCTGATCAATCAAATTCTTTTGGAGAGATGGCTCTATCAAAGTCATTACCATTTTCAATGGGGGAAAGTCGAGGAAATTCCACCATGACTAAGTTACGgcatccaacttcaaattatgaTACAGAACTTAGGACCTTCCCAGAGGATGAAAGCATTTCCAATGCTTCAATAACTCCGACGAACTTGCAAGACAATATAACCAGTGAGGATCAACTTGCATCCAAGGAATCAAGTTCTGTCGAAGATAAAACTTTGCCACAAACCCCAGCATTTGCATCTGTTATACCTCCTTCACGAAATGATGCAGGATTTGGGGTGTCCACTACCGTGAATAAGAGTTTTTTGGGTGATGTtacttttgtatttgaagaGTCTAGTACGACCTTGGCATTAAAAGATGCTCCAAGCACATTTCAGTCATCTGAACTTGTACTTTCTCGAGTTATGGAGAACAAAAGCATGGATGTTGACTCTGGAATATCAAACTGTTCTCTGTTAAAAGAATCTTCAAGCCTGTCAACTTCCTCAATTGGAAACTGTATGCAGGAAGCAGAGTCTGATTTAAGTATCTCCACTGGCCACTCATCTGCCTTGTCTACTTCCTTAGCGAGTGCAAACAATGTTGTTTCTGTCATTCCAGCTCTCTCAAGTACTCCGTTGACAGATTTCAGTG GATGTATGAATGATAGCTCCATTGATCTTCCGGGCATGGAAACAATTGATCTAACTGATAAGGAAATACCCAAGGAAAGCTGTGCCCTCGTTGACTATAAATTACACCATCTCGTTTCTTCTAGGCCAAGAAAATATAAGTCGTACAAG GAATTGATACAGGAGGCATTTGCTCCTAGAAAGAGAAGAATAAAGGAATACGAGCAATTGGCTGTCTTGTATGCAGACGTGGATGCTGAAACGAGCCAGCACGTTGAGCTCTCACAATTACCTTCTCTTCCTTCACCATGTTTACACTCGATGGAATCGTCCACATGCAACATCTGTGAACCTGAGTGGGAGCTCCTGTAA
- the LOC125876887 gene encoding uncharacterized protein LOC125876887 isoform X1 — protein sequence MEKSRSKSWVGNIYHKFEAVCQEVDEFVTKDTVKYVENQVQTVGANMKKFYSGVVPDFLIPVDSSVKKEAQAVNEKPKHAVGTHTSSVANTTQNPIQEKSCQNQNSLESHGASTSTELDGVVASEEAEIDVSVGNECATAICKNSCKFLKENKTREEALVVDEPSTSEDRVSSESCSDKDSNDTMCYSFPDDDKCFSDVSSSQSILQDDMVGEEQPLAKGSSSFLDILSLSQLTASMNEKMFDSSPDAINCISNVPSSQMVLQQNITREVEPVADQSNSFGEMALSKSLPFSMGESRGNSTMTKLRHPTSNYDTELRTFPEDESISNASITPTNLQDNITSEDQLASKESSSVEDKTLPQTPAFASVIPPSRNDAGFGVSTTVNKSFLGDVTFVFEESSTTLALKDAPSTFQSSELVLSRVMENKSMDVDSGISNCSLLKESSSLSTSSIGNCMQEAESDLSISTGHSSALSTSLASANNVVSVIPALSSTPLTDFSELNASSSHELVGNGRSVQNDFECCPSPQLICPAEIGCMNDSSIDLPGMETIDLTDKEIPKESCALVDYKLHHLVSSRPRKYKSYKELIQEAFAPRKRRIKEYEQLAVLYADVDAETSQHVELSQLPSLPSPCLHSMESSTCNICEPEWELL from the exons ATGGAGAAAAGCAGAAGCAAAAGTTGGGTTGGGAACATTTACCACAAGTTTGAGGCTGTGTGTCAGGAGGTTGATGAATTTGTAACTAAG GACACAGTTAAGTATGTTGAGAATCAGGTGCAAACTGTTGGtgcaaacatgaaaaaattttACTCTGGTGTGGTGCCAGATTTTCTTATCCCAGTGGATAGTAGTGTAAAAAAAGAAGCACAAGCTGTCAATGAGAAGCCAAAGCACGCCGTTGGCACTCATACTAGTTCAGTGGCCAACACTACGCAGAACCCTATCCAAGAGAAATCATGTCAGAATCAGAATTCCCTTGAAAGTCATGGTGCTTCAACTTCAACTGAACTTGATGGTGTGGTAGCTTCTGAAGAAGCAGAAATTGATGTTTCTGTAGGAAATGAATGTGCCACTGCGATTTGTAAGAACTCATGTAAGTTTCTTAAAGAGAATAAAACAAGGGAGGAAGCACTGGTAGTTGACGAACCAAGTACTTCAGAAGACAGAGTTTCATCTGAATCCTGTTCTGACAAAGATTCAAATGATACCATGTGCTATAGCTTTCCAGATGATGATAAGTGTTTTTCTGATGTATCGAGCTCTCAGAGTATACTACAAGATGATATGGTCGGGGAGGAACAACCACTGGCTAAGGGATCAAGTtcatttttggatattttgtcTTTATCACAACTCACGGCGTCTATGAATGAAAAAATGTTTGATAGTTCTCCTGATGCTATCAACTGTATTTCTAATGTACCAAGTAGTCAAATGGTTTTGCAACAGAACATCACTAGGGAGGTGGAACCAGTCGCTGATCAATCAAATTCTTTTGGAGAGATGGCTCTATCAAAGTCATTACCATTTTCAATGGGGGAAAGTCGAGGAAATTCCACCATGACTAAGTTACGgcatccaacttcaaattatgaTACAGAACTTAGGACCTTCCCAGAGGATGAAAGCATTTCCAATGCTTCAATAACTCCGACGAACTTGCAAGACAATATAACCAGTGAGGATCAACTTGCATCCAAGGAATCAAGTTCTGTCGAAGATAAAACTTTGCCACAAACCCCAGCATTTGCATCTGTTATACCTCCTTCACGAAATGATGCAGGATTTGGGGTGTCCACTACCGTGAATAAGAGTTTTTTGGGTGATGTtacttttgtatttgaagaGTCTAGTACGACCTTGGCATTAAAAGATGCTCCAAGCACATTTCAGTCATCTGAACTTGTACTTTCTCGAGTTATGGAGAACAAAAGCATGGATGTTGACTCTGGAATATCAAACTGTTCTCTGTTAAAAGAATCTTCAAGCCTGTCAACTTCCTCAATTGGAAACTGTATGCAGGAAGCAGAGTCTGATTTAAGTATCTCCACTGGCCACTCATCTGCCTTGTCTACTTCCTTAGCGAGTGCAAACAATGTTGTTTCTGTCATTCCAGCTCTCTCAAGTACTCCGTTGACAGATTTCAGTG AATTAAATGCCTCGAGTTCTCACGAGTTGGTTGGAAATGGTAGGTCAGTTCAAAATGACTTCGAGTGTTGTCCAAGCCCTCAACTGATATGTCCTGCAGAAATAG GATGTATGAATGATAGCTCCATTGATCTTCCGGGCATGGAAACAATTGATCTAACTGATAAGGAAATACCCAAGGAAAGCTGTGCCCTCGTTGACTATAAATTACACCATCTCGTTTCTTCTAGGCCAAGAAAATATAAGTCGTACAAG GAATTGATACAGGAGGCATTTGCTCCTAGAAAGAGAAGAATAAAGGAATACGAGCAATTGGCTGTCTTGTATGCAGACGTGGATGCTGAAACGAGCCAGCACGTTGAGCTCTCACAATTACCTTCTCTTCCTTCACCATGTTTACACTCGATGGAATCGTCCACATGCAACATCTGTGAACCTGAGTGGGAGCTCCTGTAA